The Helianthus annuus cultivar XRQ/B chromosome 16, HanXRQr2.0-SUNRISE, whole genome shotgun sequence genome includes a window with the following:
- the LOC110917256 gene encoding zinc finger protein ZAT10 has translation MALEALNSTPHTTYMVQPNPSKRSRIDPHMETEEEYLAFCLMLLARGSPSAAVSLPQHNHSPVAATYKCSVCNKGFPSYQALGGHKASHRKNLPDDHLHTSPTTTTTVSVLKPSGKVHECSICHRSFPTGQALGGHKRRHYDGNNPGSAVTASDGAASSQPRDFDLNLPAFPDFQVGLTVDIGKKSQLSVHEQEVESPLPIKKKPRLSD, from the coding sequence ATGGCACTTGAAGCTCTCAACTCAACCCCTCACACCACCTACATGGTTCAACCCAACCCTTCTAAGCGCTCACGCATCGACCCCCACATGGAAACCGAGGAAGAGTACTTGGCTTTTTGCTTGATGCTTCTCGCCCGCGGCAGCCCCTCCGCCGCCGTCTCACTACCGCAACATAACCATTCTCCGGTGGCTGCTACTTACAAGTGTAGCGTCTGTAACAAGGGCTTCCCTTCTTATCAAGCACTTGGTGGCCATAAAGCTAGTCACCGGAAAAACCTTCCAGACGACCACCTCCATACatcccccaccaccaccaccaccgtgtCGGTTTTGAAACCTAGTGGCAAAGTCCACGAGTGCTCCATCTGTCATCGATCATTCCCCACCGGCCAGGCTCTCGGTGGTCATAAAAGACGCCACTACGACGGCAACAACCCCGGAAGCGCCGTCACGGCATCTGACGGAGCTGCTTCCAGTCAACCGCGTGATTTTGACTTGAACTTGCCGGCTTTTCCTGACTTTCAAGTGGGATTGACCGTTGACATCGGGAAGAAAAGTCAACTCTCGGTTCatgaacaagaagttgaaagTCCACTTCCGATCAAGAAGAAACCTCGTTTGTCGGATTAA